The following proteins come from a genomic window of Trichoplusia ni isolate ovarian cell line Hi5 chromosome 28, tn1, whole genome shotgun sequence:
- the LOC113506034 gene encoding uncharacterized protein LOC113506034 codes for MVSFDVQSLFTCLPVKDCIEIVSKKLAENNLPLEYAELLEHCLTSGYLLWNNKFYVQVDGVAIGSPVSPVVADIFMEDFEETALKTAPFTPRFYKRYVDDTFTVLPSSQVNAFLKHLNSINNKIQFTMELEDNKSLAFLDILVKRNPDQTISHTVYRKKTHTDRYLNGESHHHPKQLATVGKSLFQRAHGLCDDRHLAAELQHVKQVLRDNKLQVPRPRHRNRVKPATVDRLPAVLPYVRGVTDKIGYILKRASIKTYFKPPKKISQSLPSVKCHIPLQDAGVYKLDCDCGLSYIGQTKRSIGTRVKEHIADVKHRRSTKSAVAEHAEGSSHYIRFDQPQILAKESKFLPRMFREAIEIKKHPNFNREDGWKISPTWDPIINKLKAKPKSSAARHQDTVSS; via the coding sequence atggttagtttcgacgtacagtccttgtttacatgcctaccagttaaggattgtattgaaattgtttccaagaagctagcagagaacaacctacctctagaatatgcagaacttctcgagcactgcctcacatctggctacctactgtggaacaataaattctatgtacaagtagatggtgtagcgataggctcgcctgtatcccctgtagtcgccgatatattcatggaagacttcgaggagacagccttaaaaacagctcctttcactcccaggttttacaaacggtacgtagatgatactttcacagttttaccatctagtcaagtaaatgcatttttaaaacatctcaactccatcaataacaaaattcaattcactatggagttggaggataataaatctcttgccttcttggacatattagttaaaagaaatcctgatcagaccataagtcacaccgtgtatcgaaagaagacccatacagataggtacttaaacggtgaatctcaccaccaccctaaacagttagctaccgtgggaaaatctttgtttcagagagcacacggactctgtgatgacagacaccttgccgctgagcttcaacacgtcaagcaagtactgcgagacaacaagctccaagttccacggccccgtcacagaaaccgagtgaagccagccactgttgatcgtttgcctgctgtactaccatatgtcagaggagtcactgacaagattggttacatcctgaagcgagcttcaattaaaacatacttcaagccgcccaagaagattagccagtccttaccatctgtcaagtgtcacatacctctacaagatgcaggagtatacaaactagattgtgactgcggcctctcttacatcggtcaaaccaaacgaagcatagggacccgcgttaaagaacacatagctgacgtcaaacaccgccgctcaacgaagtctgcagtcgccgaacatgctgaaggttccagccattatattagatttgaccaaccacagatcctcgctaaagaatccaaattcctacctaggatgtttcgcgaggctattgagattaaaaaacaccctaatttcaatagagaagatggctggaagatatcacctacttgggatccaataataaataaactcaaggccaaacccaagagcagcgctgcaagacatcaagacacagtgagctca